A window of the Catharus ustulatus isolate bCatUst1 chromosome 23, bCatUst1.pri.v2, whole genome shotgun sequence genome harbors these coding sequences:
- the UBTF gene encoding nucleolar transcription factor 1 isoform X4: MNGEAECPADLEMTAPKNQDRWSQEDMLTLLECMKNNLPSNDGSKFKTTESHLDWEKVAFKDFSGEMCKMKWMEISNEVRKFRTLTELIMDAEEHVKNPYKGKKLKKHPDFPKKPLTPYFRFFMEKRAKYAKLHPEMSNLDLTKILSKKYKELPEKKKMKYIQDFQREKQEFERNLARFREDHPDLIQNAKKSDVPEKPKTPQQLWYNHEKKIYLKVRPDATTKEVKESLGKQWSQLSDKKRLKWIHKALEQRKEYEEIMRDYIQKHPELNISEEGITRSTLTKAERQLKDKFDGRPTKPPPNSYSLYCAELMANMKDVPSTERMVLCSQQWKLLSQKEKDAYHKKCDQKKKDYEIELLRFLESLPEEEQQRVLGEEKMLGSNRKGATSPASKKSSPETGKASSEKPKRPISAMFIFSEEKRKQLQEERPELSESELTRLLARMWNDLSEKKKAKYKAREAAMKAQSEKKHGSDKEERGKLPESPKTAEEIWQQSVIGDYLARFKNDRGKALKAMEATWNNMEKKEKLMWIKKAAEDQKRYERELSEMRAPPCSTNSTKKMKFQGEPKKPPMNGYQKFSQELLSNGELNHLPLKERMVEIGSRWQRISQGQKDHYKKLAEEQQKQYKVHLDIWLKSLSPQERAAYKEHISNKRKSIGKIRGPNPKMKPTMQSKSESEDDDEEEEEEEDDDEDEDDDDDNGDSSEEGGDSSESSSEEESEDGDENDEDDEDEDDEDEDDNDSEGSSSSSSSSGDSSDSDSN; this comes from the exons ATGAACGGCGAAGCTGAGTGCCCTGCAGACCTGGAAATGACAGCTCCCAAAAACCAAG ACCGCTGGTCGCAGGAGGACATGCTGACCCTCCTGGAGTGCATGAAGAATAACCTGCCCTCCAACGACGGGAGCAAGTTCAAAACCACCGAGTCCCACCTGGACTGGGAGAAAGTGGCTTTCAAGGACTTCTCAGGGGAGATGTGCAAGATGAAGTGGATGGAGATCTCTAATGAG GTGAGGAAATTCCGGACCCTCACAGAGCTCATTATGGACGCTGAAGAACACGTGAAGAACCCTTACAAAGGCAAAAAGCTCAAG AAACACCCCGACTTCCCCAAGAAGCCCCTGACTCCCTATTTCCGCTTCTTCATGGAGAAGCGAGCCAAATACGCCAAGCTTCACCCCGAAATGAGCAACCTGGATCTCACCAAGATCCTGTCCAAGAAATACAAGGAGCTTCCCGAGAAGAAAAAG ATGAAATACATCCAGGACTTCCAGCGAGAGAAGCAGGAGTTTGAGAGGAACTTGGCGAGGTTCAG GGAAGACCACCCAGATCTCATCCAGAACGCCAAGAAATCCGACGTCCCTGAGAAGCCCAAGACCCCCCAGCAGCTGTGGTACAACCACGAGAAGAAGATCTACCTGAAAGTGCGTCCAGAT GCCACCACGAAGGAGGTGAAAGAGTCGCTGGGCAAGCAGTGGTCTCAACTCTCGGATAAAAAGAGGCTGAAATGGATTCATAAGGCCCTGGAACAGCGGAAGGAGTACGAG GAGATCATGAGGGATTACATCCAGAAGCACCCGGAGCTGAACATCAGCGAGGAGGGGATCACCCGCTCCACCCTCACCAAGGCCGAGCGGCAGCTCAAGGACAAGTTCGACGGACGACCCACGAAGCCACCCCC GAACAGCTACTCCCTGTACTGCGCAGAGCTGATGGCAAACATGAAAGACGTGCCCAGCACGGAGcggatggtgctgtgcagccAGCAGTGGAAACTGCTCTCCCAGAAGGAAAAGGATGCCTACCACAAAAAGTGTGACCAG aaaaagaaagattacGAGATCGAGCTGCTGCGCTTCCTGGAG AGCCTGCccgaggaggagcagcagcgggTGCTGGGCGAGGAGAAGATGCTGGGCAGCAACCGGAAAGGGGCGACGAGTCCTGCGtccaaaaaatcctccccagAGACCGGCAAg GCCAGCTCAGAGAAGCCCAAGAGGCCCATCTCAGCCATGTTCATCTTCTCGGAGGAGAAGcggaagcagctgcaggaggagcggCCGGAGCTGTCGGAGAGCGAGCTCACCCGGCTGCTGGCCCGCATGTGGAACGACCTCTCCGAGAAGAAAAAG GCCAAGTACAAGGCTCGGGAGGCAGCGATGAAGGCGCAGTCGGAGAAGAAGCACGGCTCGGATAAAGAGGAGCGCGGGAAGCTGCCCGAGTCTCCCAAAACCGCCGAGGAGATCTGGCAGCAGAGCGTCATCGGGGACTACCTGGCTCGTTTCAAG AACGACCGGGGCAAAGCGCTGAAGGCCATGGAGGCCACCTGGAACAAcatggagaagaaggagaagctGATGTGGATCAAGAAGGCGGCGGAGGATCAGAAGCGATACGAG AGGGAGCTGAGCGAGATGCGGGCCCCTCCGTGCTCCACCAACTCCaccaagaaaatgaaattccaGGGAGAGCCGAAGAAACCCCCCAT gaaCGGTTACCAGAAGTTCTCCCAGGAGCTCCTGTCCAACGGGGAGCTGAACCACCTCCCCCTGAAGGAGCGCATGGTGGAGATCGGCAGCCGCTGGCAGCGCATCTCCCAGGGCCAGAAGGACCACTACAAAaagctggcagaggagcagcagaaacagtACAAGGTGCACCTCGACATCTGGCTCAAG agccTCTCGCCCCAGGAGCGTGCTGCCTACAAGGAGCACATTTCCAAC AAACGCAAGAGCATAGGGAAGATCCGGGGGCCCAACCCCAAGATGAAACCCACGATGCAGTCCAAGTCG gaGTCAGAGGACGATGacgaggaggaagaggaggaggaagacgACGATGAAGATGAGGACGACGATGACGACAACGGCGACTCGTCAGAGGAAGGCGGCGACTCCTCGGAGTCCAGCAGCGAGGAGGAGAGCGAGGACGGGGACGAG AACGAcgaggatgatgaggatgaggacgatgaggatgaggatgacaACGACTCGGAGGGCAGCAGcagttcctcctcctcctcggggGACTCCTCCGACTCCGACTCCAACTGA
- the UBTF gene encoding nucleolar transcription factor 1 isoform X2 gives MNGEAECPADLEMTAPKNQDRWSQEDMLTLLECMKNNLPSNDGSKFKTTESHLDWEKVAFKDFSGEMCKMKWMEISNEVRKFRTLTELIMDAEEHVKNPYKGKKLKKHPDFPKKPLTPYFRFFMEKRAKYAKLHPEMSNLDLTKILSKKYKELPEKKKMKYIQDFQREKQEFERNLARFREDHPDLIQNAKKSDVPEKPKTPQQLWYNHEKKIYLKVRPDVSTEIMRDYIQKHPELNISEEGITRSTLTKAERQLKDKFDGRPTKPPPNSYSLYCAELMANMKDVPSTERMVLCSQQWKLLSQKEKDAYHKKCDQKKKDYEIELLRFLESLPEEEQQRVLGEEKMLGSNRKGATSPASKKSSPETGKASSEKPKRPISAMFIFSEEKRKQLQEERPELSESELTRLLARMWNDLSEKKKAKYKAREAAMKAQSEKKHGSDKEERGKLPESPKTAEEIWQQSVIGDYLARFKNDRGKALKAMEATWNNMEKKEKLMWIKKAAEDQKRYERELSEMRAPPCSTNSTKKMKFQGEPKKPPMNGYQKFSQELLSNGELNHLPLKERMVEIGSRWQRISQGQKDHYKKLAEEQQKQYKVHLDIWLKSLSPQERAAYKEHISNKRKSIGKIRGPNPKMKPTMQSKSESEDDDEEEEEEEDDDEDEDDDDDNGDSSEEGGDSSESSSEEESEDGDECECRVSHQSQSFTPVQLKSDFAGWRWGQKPCPCLVLATGQNDEDDEDEDDEDEDDNDSEGSSSSSSSSGDSSDSDSN, from the exons ATGAACGGCGAAGCTGAGTGCCCTGCAGACCTGGAAATGACAGCTCCCAAAAACCAAG ACCGCTGGTCGCAGGAGGACATGCTGACCCTCCTGGAGTGCATGAAGAATAACCTGCCCTCCAACGACGGGAGCAAGTTCAAAACCACCGAGTCCCACCTGGACTGGGAGAAAGTGGCTTTCAAGGACTTCTCAGGGGAGATGTGCAAGATGAAGTGGATGGAGATCTCTAATGAG GTGAGGAAATTCCGGACCCTCACAGAGCTCATTATGGACGCTGAAGAACACGTGAAGAACCCTTACAAAGGCAAAAAGCTCAAG AAACACCCCGACTTCCCCAAGAAGCCCCTGACTCCCTATTTCCGCTTCTTCATGGAGAAGCGAGCCAAATACGCCAAGCTTCACCCCGAAATGAGCAACCTGGATCTCACCAAGATCCTGTCCAAGAAATACAAGGAGCTTCCCGAGAAGAAAAAG ATGAAATACATCCAGGACTTCCAGCGAGAGAAGCAGGAGTTTGAGAGGAACTTGGCGAGGTTCAG GGAAGACCACCCAGATCTCATCCAGAACGCCAAGAAATCCGACGTCCCTGAGAAGCCCAAGACCCCCCAGCAGCTGTGGTACAACCACGAGAAGAAGATCTACCTGAAAGTGCGTCCAGATGTGAGTACG GAGATCATGAGGGATTACATCCAGAAGCACCCGGAGCTGAACATCAGCGAGGAGGGGATCACCCGCTCCACCCTCACCAAGGCCGAGCGGCAGCTCAAGGACAAGTTCGACGGACGACCCACGAAGCCACCCCC GAACAGCTACTCCCTGTACTGCGCAGAGCTGATGGCAAACATGAAAGACGTGCCCAGCACGGAGcggatggtgctgtgcagccAGCAGTGGAAACTGCTCTCCCAGAAGGAAAAGGATGCCTACCACAAAAAGTGTGACCAG aaaaagaaagattacGAGATCGAGCTGCTGCGCTTCCTGGAG AGCCTGCccgaggaggagcagcagcgggTGCTGGGCGAGGAGAAGATGCTGGGCAGCAACCGGAAAGGGGCGACGAGTCCTGCGtccaaaaaatcctccccagAGACCGGCAAg GCCAGCTCAGAGAAGCCCAAGAGGCCCATCTCAGCCATGTTCATCTTCTCGGAGGAGAAGcggaagcagctgcaggaggagcggCCGGAGCTGTCGGAGAGCGAGCTCACCCGGCTGCTGGCCCGCATGTGGAACGACCTCTCCGAGAAGAAAAAG GCCAAGTACAAGGCTCGGGAGGCAGCGATGAAGGCGCAGTCGGAGAAGAAGCACGGCTCGGATAAAGAGGAGCGCGGGAAGCTGCCCGAGTCTCCCAAAACCGCCGAGGAGATCTGGCAGCAGAGCGTCATCGGGGACTACCTGGCTCGTTTCAAG AACGACCGGGGCAAAGCGCTGAAGGCCATGGAGGCCACCTGGAACAAcatggagaagaaggagaagctGATGTGGATCAAGAAGGCGGCGGAGGATCAGAAGCGATACGAG AGGGAGCTGAGCGAGATGCGGGCCCCTCCGTGCTCCACCAACTCCaccaagaaaatgaaattccaGGGAGAGCCGAAGAAACCCCCCAT gaaCGGTTACCAGAAGTTCTCCCAGGAGCTCCTGTCCAACGGGGAGCTGAACCACCTCCCCCTGAAGGAGCGCATGGTGGAGATCGGCAGCCGCTGGCAGCGCATCTCCCAGGGCCAGAAGGACCACTACAAAaagctggcagaggagcagcagaaacagtACAAGGTGCACCTCGACATCTGGCTCAAG agccTCTCGCCCCAGGAGCGTGCTGCCTACAAGGAGCACATTTCCAAC AAACGCAAGAGCATAGGGAAGATCCGGGGGCCCAACCCCAAGATGAAACCCACGATGCAGTCCAAGTCG gaGTCAGAGGACGATGacgaggaggaagaggaggaggaagacgACGATGAAGATGAGGACGACGATGACGACAACGGCGACTCGTCAGAGGAAGGCGGCGACTCCTCGGAGTCCAGCAGCGAGGAGGAGAGCGAGGACGGGGACGAG TGTGAATGCCGAGTAAGTCACCAGAGTCAAAGCTTTACACCGGTGCAACTGAAATCAGACTTTGCTGGATGGCGCTGGGGCCAGAAACCGTGTCCGTGCCTTGTGCTCGCCACCGGACAG AACGAcgaggatgatgaggatgaggacgatgaggatgaggatgacaACGACTCGGAGGGCAGCAGcagttcctcctcctcctcggggGACTCCTCCGACTCCGACTCCAACTGA
- the UBTF gene encoding nucleolar transcription factor 1 isoform X3 — protein MNGEAECPADLEMTAPKNQDRWSQEDMLTLLECMKNNLPSNDGSKFKTTESHLDWEKVAFKDFSGEMCKMKWMEISNEVRKFRTLTELIMDAEEHVKNPYKGKKLKKHPDFPKKPLTPYFRFFMEKRAKYAKLHPEMSNLDLTKILSKKYKELPEKKKMKYIQDFQREKQEFERNLARFREDHPDLIQNAKKSDVPEKPKTPQQLWYNHEKKIYLKVRPDEIMRDYIQKHPELNISEEGITRSTLTKAERQLKDKFDGRPTKPPPNSYSLYCAELMANMKDVPSTERMVLCSQQWKLLSQKEKDAYHKKCDQKKKDYEIELLRFLESLPEEEQQRVLGEEKMLGSNRKGATSPASKKSSPETGKASSEKPKRPISAMFIFSEEKRKQLQEERPELSESELTRLLARMWNDLSEKKKAKYKAREAAMKAQSEKKHGSDKEERGKLPESPKTAEEIWQQSVIGDYLARFKNDRGKALKAMEATWNNMEKKEKLMWIKKAAEDQKRYERELSEMRAPPCSTNSTKKMKFQGEPKKPPMNGYQKFSQELLSNGELNHLPLKERMVEIGSRWQRISQGQKDHYKKLAEEQQKQYKVHLDIWLKSLSPQERAAYKEHISNKRKSIGKIRGPNPKMKPTMQSKSESEDDDEEEEEEEDDDEDEDDDDDNGDSSEEGGDSSESSSEEESEDGDECECRVSHQSQSFTPVQLKSDFAGWRWGQKPCPCLVLATGQNDEDDEDEDDEDEDDNDSEGSSSSSSSSGDSSDSDSN, from the exons ATGAACGGCGAAGCTGAGTGCCCTGCAGACCTGGAAATGACAGCTCCCAAAAACCAAG ACCGCTGGTCGCAGGAGGACATGCTGACCCTCCTGGAGTGCATGAAGAATAACCTGCCCTCCAACGACGGGAGCAAGTTCAAAACCACCGAGTCCCACCTGGACTGGGAGAAAGTGGCTTTCAAGGACTTCTCAGGGGAGATGTGCAAGATGAAGTGGATGGAGATCTCTAATGAG GTGAGGAAATTCCGGACCCTCACAGAGCTCATTATGGACGCTGAAGAACACGTGAAGAACCCTTACAAAGGCAAAAAGCTCAAG AAACACCCCGACTTCCCCAAGAAGCCCCTGACTCCCTATTTCCGCTTCTTCATGGAGAAGCGAGCCAAATACGCCAAGCTTCACCCCGAAATGAGCAACCTGGATCTCACCAAGATCCTGTCCAAGAAATACAAGGAGCTTCCCGAGAAGAAAAAG ATGAAATACATCCAGGACTTCCAGCGAGAGAAGCAGGAGTTTGAGAGGAACTTGGCGAGGTTCAG GGAAGACCACCCAGATCTCATCCAGAACGCCAAGAAATCCGACGTCCCTGAGAAGCCCAAGACCCCCCAGCAGCTGTGGTACAACCACGAGAAGAAGATCTACCTGAAAGTGCGTCCAGAT GAGATCATGAGGGATTACATCCAGAAGCACCCGGAGCTGAACATCAGCGAGGAGGGGATCACCCGCTCCACCCTCACCAAGGCCGAGCGGCAGCTCAAGGACAAGTTCGACGGACGACCCACGAAGCCACCCCC GAACAGCTACTCCCTGTACTGCGCAGAGCTGATGGCAAACATGAAAGACGTGCCCAGCACGGAGcggatggtgctgtgcagccAGCAGTGGAAACTGCTCTCCCAGAAGGAAAAGGATGCCTACCACAAAAAGTGTGACCAG aaaaagaaagattacGAGATCGAGCTGCTGCGCTTCCTGGAG AGCCTGCccgaggaggagcagcagcgggTGCTGGGCGAGGAGAAGATGCTGGGCAGCAACCGGAAAGGGGCGACGAGTCCTGCGtccaaaaaatcctccccagAGACCGGCAAg GCCAGCTCAGAGAAGCCCAAGAGGCCCATCTCAGCCATGTTCATCTTCTCGGAGGAGAAGcggaagcagctgcaggaggagcggCCGGAGCTGTCGGAGAGCGAGCTCACCCGGCTGCTGGCCCGCATGTGGAACGACCTCTCCGAGAAGAAAAAG GCCAAGTACAAGGCTCGGGAGGCAGCGATGAAGGCGCAGTCGGAGAAGAAGCACGGCTCGGATAAAGAGGAGCGCGGGAAGCTGCCCGAGTCTCCCAAAACCGCCGAGGAGATCTGGCAGCAGAGCGTCATCGGGGACTACCTGGCTCGTTTCAAG AACGACCGGGGCAAAGCGCTGAAGGCCATGGAGGCCACCTGGAACAAcatggagaagaaggagaagctGATGTGGATCAAGAAGGCGGCGGAGGATCAGAAGCGATACGAG AGGGAGCTGAGCGAGATGCGGGCCCCTCCGTGCTCCACCAACTCCaccaagaaaatgaaattccaGGGAGAGCCGAAGAAACCCCCCAT gaaCGGTTACCAGAAGTTCTCCCAGGAGCTCCTGTCCAACGGGGAGCTGAACCACCTCCCCCTGAAGGAGCGCATGGTGGAGATCGGCAGCCGCTGGCAGCGCATCTCCCAGGGCCAGAAGGACCACTACAAAaagctggcagaggagcagcagaaacagtACAAGGTGCACCTCGACATCTGGCTCAAG agccTCTCGCCCCAGGAGCGTGCTGCCTACAAGGAGCACATTTCCAAC AAACGCAAGAGCATAGGGAAGATCCGGGGGCCCAACCCCAAGATGAAACCCACGATGCAGTCCAAGTCG gaGTCAGAGGACGATGacgaggaggaagaggaggaggaagacgACGATGAAGATGAGGACGACGATGACGACAACGGCGACTCGTCAGAGGAAGGCGGCGACTCCTCGGAGTCCAGCAGCGAGGAGGAGAGCGAGGACGGGGACGAG TGTGAATGCCGAGTAAGTCACCAGAGTCAAAGCTTTACACCGGTGCAACTGAAATCAGACTTTGCTGGATGGCGCTGGGGCCAGAAACCGTGTCCGTGCCTTGTGCTCGCCACCGGACAG AACGAcgaggatgatgaggatgaggacgatgaggatgaggatgacaACGACTCGGAGGGCAGCAGcagttcctcctcctcctcggggGACTCCTCCGACTCCGACTCCAACTGA
- the UBTF gene encoding nucleolar transcription factor 1 isoform X1, producing MNGEAECPADLEMTAPKNQDRWSQEDMLTLLECMKNNLPSNDGSKFKTTESHLDWEKVAFKDFSGEMCKMKWMEISNEVRKFRTLTELIMDAEEHVKNPYKGKKLKKHPDFPKKPLTPYFRFFMEKRAKYAKLHPEMSNLDLTKILSKKYKELPEKKKMKYIQDFQREKQEFERNLARFREDHPDLIQNAKKSDVPEKPKTPQQLWYNHEKKIYLKVRPDATTKEVKESLGKQWSQLSDKKRLKWIHKALEQRKEYEEIMRDYIQKHPELNISEEGITRSTLTKAERQLKDKFDGRPTKPPPNSYSLYCAELMANMKDVPSTERMVLCSQQWKLLSQKEKDAYHKKCDQKKKDYEIELLRFLESLPEEEQQRVLGEEKMLGSNRKGATSPASKKSSPETGKASSEKPKRPISAMFIFSEEKRKQLQEERPELSESELTRLLARMWNDLSEKKKAKYKAREAAMKAQSEKKHGSDKEERGKLPESPKTAEEIWQQSVIGDYLARFKNDRGKALKAMEATWNNMEKKEKLMWIKKAAEDQKRYERELSEMRAPPCSTNSTKKMKFQGEPKKPPMNGYQKFSQELLSNGELNHLPLKERMVEIGSRWQRISQGQKDHYKKLAEEQQKQYKVHLDIWLKSLSPQERAAYKEHISNKRKSIGKIRGPNPKMKPTMQSKSESEDDDEEEEEEEDDDEDEDDDDDNGDSSEEGGDSSESSSEEESEDGDECECRVSHQSQSFTPVQLKSDFAGWRWGQKPCPCLVLATGQNDEDDEDEDDEDEDDNDSEGSSSSSSSSGDSSDSDSN from the exons ATGAACGGCGAAGCTGAGTGCCCTGCAGACCTGGAAATGACAGCTCCCAAAAACCAAG ACCGCTGGTCGCAGGAGGACATGCTGACCCTCCTGGAGTGCATGAAGAATAACCTGCCCTCCAACGACGGGAGCAAGTTCAAAACCACCGAGTCCCACCTGGACTGGGAGAAAGTGGCTTTCAAGGACTTCTCAGGGGAGATGTGCAAGATGAAGTGGATGGAGATCTCTAATGAG GTGAGGAAATTCCGGACCCTCACAGAGCTCATTATGGACGCTGAAGAACACGTGAAGAACCCTTACAAAGGCAAAAAGCTCAAG AAACACCCCGACTTCCCCAAGAAGCCCCTGACTCCCTATTTCCGCTTCTTCATGGAGAAGCGAGCCAAATACGCCAAGCTTCACCCCGAAATGAGCAACCTGGATCTCACCAAGATCCTGTCCAAGAAATACAAGGAGCTTCCCGAGAAGAAAAAG ATGAAATACATCCAGGACTTCCAGCGAGAGAAGCAGGAGTTTGAGAGGAACTTGGCGAGGTTCAG GGAAGACCACCCAGATCTCATCCAGAACGCCAAGAAATCCGACGTCCCTGAGAAGCCCAAGACCCCCCAGCAGCTGTGGTACAACCACGAGAAGAAGATCTACCTGAAAGTGCGTCCAGAT GCCACCACGAAGGAGGTGAAAGAGTCGCTGGGCAAGCAGTGGTCTCAACTCTCGGATAAAAAGAGGCTGAAATGGATTCATAAGGCCCTGGAACAGCGGAAGGAGTACGAG GAGATCATGAGGGATTACATCCAGAAGCACCCGGAGCTGAACATCAGCGAGGAGGGGATCACCCGCTCCACCCTCACCAAGGCCGAGCGGCAGCTCAAGGACAAGTTCGACGGACGACCCACGAAGCCACCCCC GAACAGCTACTCCCTGTACTGCGCAGAGCTGATGGCAAACATGAAAGACGTGCCCAGCACGGAGcggatggtgctgtgcagccAGCAGTGGAAACTGCTCTCCCAGAAGGAAAAGGATGCCTACCACAAAAAGTGTGACCAG aaaaagaaagattacGAGATCGAGCTGCTGCGCTTCCTGGAG AGCCTGCccgaggaggagcagcagcgggTGCTGGGCGAGGAGAAGATGCTGGGCAGCAACCGGAAAGGGGCGACGAGTCCTGCGtccaaaaaatcctccccagAGACCGGCAAg GCCAGCTCAGAGAAGCCCAAGAGGCCCATCTCAGCCATGTTCATCTTCTCGGAGGAGAAGcggaagcagctgcaggaggagcggCCGGAGCTGTCGGAGAGCGAGCTCACCCGGCTGCTGGCCCGCATGTGGAACGACCTCTCCGAGAAGAAAAAG GCCAAGTACAAGGCTCGGGAGGCAGCGATGAAGGCGCAGTCGGAGAAGAAGCACGGCTCGGATAAAGAGGAGCGCGGGAAGCTGCCCGAGTCTCCCAAAACCGCCGAGGAGATCTGGCAGCAGAGCGTCATCGGGGACTACCTGGCTCGTTTCAAG AACGACCGGGGCAAAGCGCTGAAGGCCATGGAGGCCACCTGGAACAAcatggagaagaaggagaagctGATGTGGATCAAGAAGGCGGCGGAGGATCAGAAGCGATACGAG AGGGAGCTGAGCGAGATGCGGGCCCCTCCGTGCTCCACCAACTCCaccaagaaaatgaaattccaGGGAGAGCCGAAGAAACCCCCCAT gaaCGGTTACCAGAAGTTCTCCCAGGAGCTCCTGTCCAACGGGGAGCTGAACCACCTCCCCCTGAAGGAGCGCATGGTGGAGATCGGCAGCCGCTGGCAGCGCATCTCCCAGGGCCAGAAGGACCACTACAAAaagctggcagaggagcagcagaaacagtACAAGGTGCACCTCGACATCTGGCTCAAG agccTCTCGCCCCAGGAGCGTGCTGCCTACAAGGAGCACATTTCCAAC AAACGCAAGAGCATAGGGAAGATCCGGGGGCCCAACCCCAAGATGAAACCCACGATGCAGTCCAAGTCG gaGTCAGAGGACGATGacgaggaggaagaggaggaggaagacgACGATGAAGATGAGGACGACGATGACGACAACGGCGACTCGTCAGAGGAAGGCGGCGACTCCTCGGAGTCCAGCAGCGAGGAGGAGAGCGAGGACGGGGACGAG TGTGAATGCCGAGTAAGTCACCAGAGTCAAAGCTTTACACCGGTGCAACTGAAATCAGACTTTGCTGGATGGCGCTGGGGCCAGAAACCGTGTCCGTGCCTTGTGCTCGCCACCGGACAG AACGAcgaggatgatgaggatgaggacgatgaggatgaggatgacaACGACTCGGAGGGCAGCAGcagttcctcctcctcctcggggGACTCCTCCGACTCCGACTCCAACTGA